One part of the Salinivirga cyanobacteriivorans genome encodes these proteins:
- a CDS encoding STAS domain-containing protein, whose amino-acid sequence MAKKSFKKGVKNVIDSIDAGKEQASSPKKQPAAKTQKKAASQKTKPARIKFGPAYTVQNSNELKSTLETALKSKEKIEITSVKITEIDVAFIQLLMAFDEEAKKQKRAVDYDIRLSSDVIQMLNTIGMKDAMTVFTKQ is encoded by the coding sequence ATGGCAAAAAAAAGTTTTAAAAAAGGCGTTAAAAACGTCATCGATTCAATAGATGCGGGCAAAGAGCAAGCCTCTTCACCCAAAAAGCAACCAGCTGCCAAAACACAAAAAAAAGCAGCATCGCAAAAAACAAAACCAGCCAGAATAAAATTTGGGCCTGCCTATACTGTGCAAAACTCAAATGAACTTAAAAGCACCCTTGAAACGGCACTGAAGTCCAAAGAAAAAATAGAAATAACTTCAGTAAAAATCACAGAAATTGATGTGGCCTTTATACAACTTCTAATGGCTTTTGATGAAGAGGCAAAAAAACAAAAAAGAGCTGTTGATTACGATATTCGCTTATCCAGCGATGTAATCCAAATGCTTAATACAATTGGCATGAAAGATGCAATGACTGTGTTTACCAAACAATAG
- the purN gene encoding phosphoribosylglycinamide formyltransferase: MNCDHPKKRIAIFASGSGTNTEAIIKYFENNAEICVASIFSNNPEAYVLTRAKNHYIPAFTFNRSDLYKTNRVLNLLQEQKADYIVLAGFLWLIPTHLINNYKNRIINIHPALLPEYGGKGMYGDRVHQKVWENGEPETGISIHLVNEKYDEGKIIFQATTPIERDDTPEIIASKVHELEYQHYPRIIEQFIRSDV, translated from the coding sequence ATGAATTGCGACCACCCTAAAAAGCGCATTGCCATTTTTGCCAGTGGCTCAGGAACCAACACAGAAGCTATTATTAAATATTTCGAGAACAATGCCGAAATTTGTGTGGCCAGCATATTTTCCAACAACCCCGAAGCTTATGTGCTTACAAGGGCTAAAAATCACTACATACCGGCATTTACATTTAACAGAAGTGACTTGTATAAAACCAACAGAGTACTAAACCTGCTACAGGAACAAAAAGCCGATTATATCGTACTGGCTGGTTTTTTATGGCTAATTCCGACACACTTAATTAATAACTATAAAAACCGCATTATAAATATCCACCCGGCTTTACTTCCCGAATACGGGGGCAAAGGTATGTATGGTGACAGGGTACACCAAAAAGTTTGGGAAAACGGGGAGCCTGAAACCGGTATCAGCATACACCTGGTTAATGAAAAATACGATGAAGGAAAAATTATTTTTCAGGCTACCACGCCTATTGAAAGAGATGACACGCCTGAAATTATAGCCTCAAAAGTGCATGAACTGGAATATCAGCATTACCCCCGAATTATAGAACAATTTATCCGTTCAGATGTATAG
- a CDS encoding phospholipase D-like domain-containing protein — protein MKFFTLLFTSLLALGLQAQVVPIYDIQGQSSASPYDGYEITTKGIVTAAFAGSYFIQDGDSAWCGMYIYDNTYTPQPGDSVQLTATVEEYYNMTEMTNVSSYQVINTGNPVPEPVVITTGEATEAYESVFIRVEDATCTNPDLGYGEWELNDGSGAVAVDDMGYPYTPTQGLNYNVQGPLNYSYSAFKIEPRNENDVQVSEALFINGPVSISDIQETSVTFSWETNAVSNTVLAYGETNALELDTIVVDESVTAHTITLDGLSANTIYYVKPYSIAGEDTTLSSVHLAPTKSTSSGAMKVYFNHSIDSTEAWENYAVAIPNAFTDTIISYIDKAQQTLDITMYDLVDTTDGEVIRIINAINDAYDRGVTVRYITDDEPANPLLDSLNPSIPLLRGNAEAIMHDKFIIIDAQSIDSSWVMTGSTNHTIANLDKDYNNIICIQDHQLAKGYLMEFNEMWGSEGAAPDEGAALFGADKTDNTPHHYNIGGIYVESYFSPSDGTTSKIVEKIDAAQSSVEFGMLVFTENTLGTAIKNAHDRGLDVRGIIDYTGFSGDEYDFLVSEGVNVLAYENEDGSEWPEGATLHHKYAVLDQATENAVLITGSHNWSASAESINDENTLIIHDRNMANLYHQEFAKRFQELEDLLNIDDVVENSMFRLYPNPSENVLHVDMHDFGNAQYRIVNIQGRVVMSGQINANHVAIRHNLPSGLYVLTIESDSQAVQNKFIVR, from the coding sequence ATGAAATTTTTTACTTTGCTTTTTACAAGCTTATTAGCTTTGGGATTACAGGCACAGGTAGTGCCCATTTACGACATCCAGGGCCAGAGTTCAGCCTCACCTTATGATGGTTATGAAATAACTACCAAAGGCATTGTCACTGCAGCTTTTGCGGGAAGTTATTTTATTCAGGATGGTGATAGTGCGTGGTGTGGAATGTATATTTATGATAACACTTATACCCCGCAACCCGGCGATTCAGTGCAATTAACCGCAACTGTCGAGGAGTATTACAATATGACAGAAATGACGAATGTTTCGAGTTACCAGGTCATCAATACGGGTAACCCGGTTCCTGAACCTGTAGTAATTACCACCGGTGAAGCCACAGAGGCTTATGAGAGCGTTTTTATCAGGGTAGAAGATGCCACCTGCACGAACCCGGATTTGGGTTATGGCGAGTGGGAGCTTAATGATGGCTCCGGAGCGGTAGCTGTAGATGATATGGGTTATCCATATACGCCAACACAAGGATTAAATTACAATGTGCAGGGTCCACTGAATTATTCGTACAGTGCTTTTAAAATTGAACCACGTAACGAAAATGACGTGCAGGTGAGCGAGGCATTGTTCATTAACGGCCCGGTTTCCATTTCAGATATTCAGGAAACAAGCGTTACCTTTTCATGGGAGACCAATGCAGTTTCAAATACCGTGCTTGCATATGGCGAAACTAATGCGCTTGAACTCGACACAATAGTTGTTGATGAGAGTGTGACAGCACATACCATTACCTTAGACGGACTTTCAGCCAACACAATTTATTATGTAAAGCCATATTCAATTGCAGGAGAAGATACAACACTCTCATCCGTACATTTAGCTCCCACAAAATCGACATCTTCGGGTGCTATGAAAGTCTATTTCAATCACAGCATCGATTCAACCGAAGCATGGGAGAATTATGCTGTTGCCATACCTAATGCTTTTACCGACACCATCATTAGTTATATTGATAAGGCGCAGCAAACCCTTGATATTACCATGTATGATTTGGTTGATACAACCGATGGGGAAGTTATTCGCATTATTAATGCCATAAATGATGCGTATGACCGTGGTGTTACAGTTCGTTACATCACCGACGATGAACCAGCGAACCCGCTCCTGGATAGTTTAAATCCATCTATTCCTTTGCTAAGGGGAAATGCCGAAGCCATTATGCACGATAAGTTCATAATTATTGATGCGCAAAGCATTGACAGTAGCTGGGTGATGACCGGATCGACCAATCACACCATTGCAAATTTGGACAAGGATTACAACAACATTATTTGTATACAGGATCATCAATTGGCAAAAGGTTATTTGATGGAGTTTAACGAAATGTGGGGCAGTGAAGGAGCTGCACCTGATGAAGGAGCGGCTCTGTTTGGCGCAGATAAAACCGACAATACACCACATCATTACAATATTGGAGGAATTTATGTGGAAAGCTATTTTTCACCCTCTGATGGTACTACTTCAAAAATAGTTGAGAAAATTGATGCAGCCCAGAGCAGTGTGGAATTTGGAATGTTGGTTTTTACCGAAAACACATTGGGTACGGCGATAAAAAATGCACATGACCGGGGTCTTGATGTAAGGGGCATAATTGATTATACCGGTTTTTCCGGCGATGAGTATGATTTCCTTGTGTCGGAAGGTGTTAATGTATTGGCTTATGAAAATGAGGACGGTTCTGAATGGCCTGAGGGTGCCACATTACACCACAAATATGCCGTATTAGACCAGGCTACTGAAAATGCCGTACTTATTACCGGTTCACACAACTGGTCGGCTTCTGCAGAGAGCATCAATGACGAGAACACACTCATAATTCACGACCGTAATATGGCTAATTTATACCACCAGGAATTTGCAAAACGTTTTCAGGAGCTTGAAGACTTGCTTAACATTGATGATGTAGTTGAGAATAGTATGTTCCGGTTGTATCCCAATCCATCAGAAAACGTACTTCATGTTGACATGCATGATTTTGGAAATGCTCAATACCGTATAGTTAATATACAGGGGCGTGTGGTAATGAGTGGACAAATTAATGCAAACCACGTTGCTATTCGGCATAATCTACCATCAGGTTTATATGTTTTAACTATAGAAAGCGACAGCCAAGCCGTCCAAAATAAGTTTATCGTACGCTAA
- a CDS encoding DUF3108 domain-containing protein — protein MIRRFYLLVFLFAVQSAFGQCGIEQKVFRAGEKLTYKAYFNWNFIWLEAADVEFTVTHTANKRAYNFTSIGTSLPKYDWLYKVRDTFRSKVNVETLQPWFYHRNTSEGSYRVNNKYHFNYSDSLIYTDTDNSDFGKAMDTIAFPDCTFDVLSAIYYTRSLDFDHRKIGEKIPITFIIDNELYDLYIRYLGKETIETRTGDIYKCVKFNILLVEGTIFEGGEDMTVWATDDRNHIPVLVEAKIVLGKVKAFLTDYQNIKYPLSGWLGKGE, from the coding sequence ATGATAAGGCGTTTTTATTTGCTCGTATTTTTGTTTGCTGTGCAAAGCGCTTTTGGCCAGTGTGGGATAGAGCAAAAGGTTTTTCGGGCAGGCGAAAAGCTCACTTACAAAGCCTATTTTAACTGGAACTTTATTTGGCTGGAGGCAGCTGACGTGGAGTTTACGGTTACACATACCGCAAATAAACGTGCGTATAATTTTACCTCCATTGGTACAAGTTTGCCCAAATACGATTGGTTATATAAAGTTAGAGATACTTTTCGTTCTAAGGTTAATGTAGAAACACTTCAACCCTGGTTTTACCATCGCAACACCAGCGAAGGGAGTTACCGTGTAAACAATAAATACCACTTTAATTATTCCGACAGCCTGATTTATACCGATACAGATAATTCAGATTTTGGAAAAGCCATGGACACCATTGCTTTTCCCGATTGTACTTTTGATGTACTTTCTGCAATATACTACACACGCTCTTTAGATTTTGATCACAGAAAAATTGGAGAGAAAATTCCCATCACCTTTATTATCGATAATGAATTGTATGATTTATATATTCGATATCTCGGGAAAGAAACCATAGAGACCCGTACCGGAGACATATATAAATGTGTAAAATTTAACATTTTGCTTGTTGAAGGGACTATTTTTGAGGGTGGTGAAGATATGACCGTTTGGGCCACCGATGATCGAAACCATATACCAGTTTTGGTTGAAGCTAAAATAGTATTGGGTAAGGTAAAGGCTTTTTTAACTGATTATCAGAATATAAAATATCCGTTGAGTGGCTGGCTGGGTAAAGGAGAATAG
- a CDS encoding HAD family hydrolase, which produces MQLDHIKILGFDADDTLWNNETFFREAEVDFFQLLNEYAPRAQVEKKLFEIEMQNLEQYGYGIKSFVLSMTETALFITDQKLPGRITHEILEIGKAMLAKPVKLLHEVEETLGRLTETHELVVATKGDLLDQQRKLRKSGLAKYFHHIEIMPDKQITDYQNMLARLKIPAQNFFMTGNSIKSDILPVLEMGGYAMHVPYHTTWAHEDVKDDIQSPNFYRGQTLADLLKIIEG; this is translated from the coding sequence ATGCAGTTAGACCATATTAAAATTCTGGGTTTCGATGCCGACGACACCCTATGGAACAACGAAACATTTTTTCGTGAAGCAGAAGTAGATTTTTTTCAGCTACTTAATGAATACGCTCCCAGGGCACAGGTGGAGAAAAAACTTTTTGAAATTGAAATGCAGAATCTTGAGCAATATGGGTATGGTATAAAAAGCTTTGTGTTGTCGATGACTGAAACAGCCCTGTTCATTACAGACCAAAAATTGCCGGGTCGCATTACACATGAAATACTTGAAATTGGAAAAGCTATGCTGGCCAAACCGGTAAAATTACTTCATGAAGTTGAAGAAACCCTGGGTCGACTTACCGAAACACACGAACTTGTGGTTGCTACCAAGGGAGACTTGTTAGATCAGCAACGCAAACTCAGAAAATCGGGCCTCGCAAAATATTTCCATCATATAGAAATCATGCCCGATAAGCAAATTACAGACTACCAGAACATGTTGGCCCGTTTGAAAATTCCGGCACAAAATTTCTTTATGACAGGTAATTCCATTAAGTCTGATATTTTACCGGTGCTTGAAATGGGTGGCTACGCCATGCATGTACCTTATCATACCACCTGGGCGCATGAGGATGTAAAAGACGATATACAATCGCCAAACTTTTACCGGGGCCAAACACTGGCCGACCTGCTGAAAATTATCGAAGGATAG
- a CDS encoding thiamine-binding protein has product MNVLLEFAMFPTDKGISVSEYVSQIIDMVRNSGYPYKLSAMGTIVETPDMAKATEILNKAQQILEPHSDRIYCTAKFDIKKSEMGRLEGKIASVEGKIGKVNH; this is encoded by the coding sequence ATGAATGTGTTATTGGAGTTTGCTATGTTTCCTACAGACAAAGGCATAAGTGTTAGCGAATATGTGAGCCAGATTATCGATATGGTGCGCAATTCAGGTTATCCGTATAAACTTAGTGCAATGGGAACCATTGTAGAAACACCTGATATGGCAAAAGCTACCGAAATTTTAAATAAAGCGCAGCAAATACTTGAACCACACTCAGACCGTATTTATTGTACGGCCAAGTTTGATATTAAAAAAAGCGAAATGGGGCGGCTCGAAGGTAAAATTGCATCGGTGGAAGGAAAAATCGGAAAAGTAAACCACTGA
- the rnhA gene encoding ribonuclease HI, whose amino-acid sequence MIHSTCRNTVIGIFLRALYNILITFADMGETITIHTDGAARGNPGPGGYGIVMRYKGHEKTMAEGYKKTTNNRMELLAVIVALEQLKTKQIPVRIYTDSKYVADAVEQGWIHNWERKQFKKTKNPDLWRRFLSIYKQIPDIRFHWVKGHANNELNNRADELAVAASKLPTLKIDEGYQNNNEELF is encoded by the coding sequence GTGATACATTCTACATGTCGAAATACAGTTATTGGAATTTTCTTAAGGGCACTATATAACATTTTAATTACTTTTGCAGATATGGGAGAAACTATTACAATTCACACAGACGGTGCAGCGCGGGGAAATCCGGGACCTGGTGGGTATGGCATTGTGATGCGCTACAAGGGGCATGAAAAAACCATGGCCGAAGGTTATAAAAAAACTACAAATAACCGCATGGAATTACTGGCTGTAATTGTAGCGCTGGAGCAATTAAAAACCAAACAAATTCCTGTAAGAATTTATACCGACAGCAAATATGTAGCCGATGCTGTAGAGCAGGGCTGGATTCATAACTGGGAAAGAAAACAGTTCAAAAAAACAAAAAACCCCGACTTATGGCGGCGCTTTTTGAGCATTTACAAACAAATACCCGATATTAGATTTCACTGGGTGAAAGGCCATGCCAATAACGAACTCAACAACAGGGCCGATGAACTGGCTGTAGCAGCCTCAAAGTTACCCACGCTGAAAATAGACGAAGGTTACCAGAATAATAACGAAGAACTTTTTTAA
- the yaaA gene encoding peroxide stress protein YaaA, translating to MLFILSPAKTLDFEHEAPVKNSSQPLFKDEAAMLMEQLKKLSQAELSKLMNVSNKIAELNTIRHQNWQKSHTQKNAKQSIYAFRGEVYNGLNIEQFDEQDLEFAQGSLRILSGLYGILRPLDLIQPYRLEMGTKLTNTNGKNLYEFWSDQLAKTLNKQGKEKGTDTLVNLASNEYYKAVKKDALKLNVITPVFKELKDDNYKVIAIYAKKARGLMSAYIIRNRITHAEDLKNFSEAGYMYAENLSSSKEMVFTRG from the coding sequence ATGCTTTTTATACTATCACCTGCAAAAACACTGGATTTTGAGCACGAAGCTCCGGTAAAGAACAGTTCGCAACCCCTGTTTAAAGATGAAGCAGCCATGTTAATGGAGCAGCTGAAAAAATTATCACAGGCTGAGTTATCGAAACTCATGAATGTAAGTAACAAAATTGCTGAACTCAATACCATCAGGCACCAAAACTGGCAAAAATCACACACTCAAAAAAATGCAAAACAGAGCATTTACGCCTTCAGGGGCGAAGTATACAATGGTTTAAATATTGAACAGTTTGATGAGCAAGACCTTGAGTTTGCACAGGGCAGCCTGCGCATTCTTTCCGGATTATACGGAATTTTAAGGCCTTTGGACCTAATTCAACCCTACAGACTCGAAATGGGAACCAAACTTACGAATACAAACGGTAAAAATTTATACGAGTTCTGGAGTGACCAACTTGCCAAAACCCTTAATAAGCAGGGAAAAGAAAAAGGCACAGACACCCTGGTAAACCTGGCCTCAAATGAGTATTACAAAGCTGTTAAAAAAGATGCTTTGAAACTCAATGTAATTACACCCGTATTTAAAGAATTAAAGGACGATAATTATAAAGTAATTGCTATTTACGCTAAAAAAGCCAGAGGATTGATGTCTGCATATATTATTCGAAACCGCATAACTCACGCAGAAGATTTAAAAAACTTCTCTGAAGCGGGTTACATGTATGCCGAAAATTTATCTTCATCAAAAGAAATGGTCTTTACACGTGGTTAA
- a CDS encoding radical SAM protein translates to MSTFLFDKTVFGPVKSRRLGVSLGINLLPTNSKVCTFDCIYCECGWTDKGSNVGVLPTREDVISKLEGVLIERSQKNLPIDAITFAGNGEPTMHPAFVEIVEDTLKLRQRLFPGARISILSNATLVHKPRIFHVLQKVDDNILKLDSGIEATIKKINCPLGNFNLDTLIESLKKFQGILTIQSMFIKGEYEGYKVDNTTEEEISAWLSAIKEIGPKRIMVYTIARETAAEGIEAVSIDELEQIAEKARSLGIEVLVSS, encoded by the coding sequence ATGAGTACATTTTTATTCGATAAAACCGTTTTTGGCCCGGTAAAAAGCAGACGCCTGGGTGTATCGTTGGGTATTAATCTTTTACCAACGAATTCCAAGGTTTGCACTTTTGATTGTATTTATTGCGAATGTGGATGGACAGATAAGGGTTCAAATGTAGGCGTACTTCCCACCCGCGAAGACGTTATCAGCAAGCTTGAAGGCGTTTTAATAGAAAGAAGTCAGAAAAATTTACCTATAGATGCCATTACTTTTGCCGGAAATGGTGAGCCCACCATGCATCCTGCTTTTGTAGAGATTGTGGAAGATACCCTCAAGTTACGGCAGCGGCTTTTTCCTGGGGCGCGCATATCTATTTTAAGCAATGCCACACTGGTACATAAGCCCCGTATTTTTCATGTGCTTCAAAAAGTAGACGATAATATTCTTAAGTTAGATAGTGGTATTGAAGCCACCATTAAAAAGATAAATTGCCCGCTGGGAAACTTCAACCTTGATACGCTCATCGAGAGCTTAAAAAAGTTTCAGGGTATTCTTACCATACAAAGTATGTTTATCAAAGGAGAATATGAAGGCTACAAGGTTGACAATACAACGGAAGAAGAAATTTCAGCCTGGTTGTCGGCAATTAAGGAGATTGGCCCTAAGCGAATTATGGTTTATACCATTGCTCGTGAAACCGCAGCAGAAGGCATTGAAGCTGTGAGTATAGATGAGCTGGAACAAATTGCAGAAAAAGCGCGTTCTTTGGGTATAGAAGTGCTCGTTTCATCATAA
- a CDS encoding leucine-rich repeat domain-containing protein, translating to MDREELVFFIKKAKEKNSKSLDLSNRDLEEIPPEIGELTQLEHLDLSYNYIKKVPHEIGKLIYLKTLLLLKNQIKALPPTIGHLKSLALLDISHNDFTTFPKEIGFLSNLKSLDASYSELKTLPIEFIELLSLKELYLEENPFEFPPQKVIKRGLYATMHYLTTEKKRLDAAKVMLQVFNMPETLQAPFQQYLGYFNDLVSNANEKEVRFDIKFIKHDDLGEKIDVKVGVENYLYDFMDFIKSKIEETKNSKDEKKFSIVDLQVAELRKQIAEFNNSLESKMNEIQTIQHKMNDFLKNLEK from the coding sequence ATGGATAGGGAAGAGCTCGTATTTTTTATAAAAAAGGCTAAAGAAAAAAACTCTAAAAGTCTTGACTTATCAAATCGGGATCTAGAAGAAATTCCGCCCGAAATTGGCGAACTCACGCAATTGGAACACCTTGACCTAAGTTACAACTACATTAAAAAAGTTCCACACGAAATTGGCAAACTCATATATCTGAAAACGTTACTGTTACTCAAAAATCAGATCAAAGCACTTCCTCCCACCATTGGGCACCTCAAATCACTTGCACTGCTTGACATTAGCCACAACGATTTTACCACTTTCCCAAAAGAAATTGGTTTTTTATCGAACCTCAAATCGCTTGATGCAAGCTATAGTGAGCTAAAAACTTTACCCATTGAATTCATAGAGCTGTTAAGCCTTAAAGAACTTTACCTGGAAGAAAACCCCTTTGAATTTCCTCCACAAAAAGTCATCAAACGCGGACTTTATGCCACAATGCATTATCTTACCACAGAAAAGAAACGATTAGATGCTGCCAAGGTAATGCTGCAGGTTTTCAATATGCCCGAAACACTCCAGGCGCCTTTTCAGCAATATCTCGGTTATTTTAACGACCTGGTTTCCAATGCCAACGAAAAAGAGGTGCGTTTCGATATAAAATTTATTAAGCACGATGATCTTGGGGAAAAAATCGATGTGAAGGTTGGCGTAGAAAATTACCTGTATGATTTCATGGATTTCATTAAATCAAAAATTGAAGAAACAAAAAACAGTAAAGACGAAAAGAAATTTTCTATTGTAGATTTACAGGTTGCAGAACTCAGGAAGCAAATTGCAGAGTTCAACAATTCTCTGGAATCAAAAATGAACGAAATTCAAACCATTCAGCATAAAATGAACGATTTTCTTAAAAATCTGGAAAAGTAA
- a CDS encoding ParA family protein: MAKIYAFCNHKGGVGKTTSVINLGVGFSRRKQKTLLIDLDPQSNLSQSLGLEEKTGNNIYGGLKGDYVPEPFAINKNLHAIPAVLDLSGAELELAAVPARELLLKEIVEQVKNPYDIILIDCPPSLGLLTMNALAAADEVFIPVQSEYLAVHGLKKIMETIDIVHKRLNNRLTLGGLFLTQYDKRKVLNRDIRETVGEAFGQKVFDTVIRNNIALAEAPVEQMDIYRYKKDSAGARDYAALTREILQKNLA; this comes from the coding sequence ATGGCAAAAATTTATGCATTTTGTAACCACAAAGGCGGTGTAGGAAAAACAACTTCAGTAATTAATCTTGGTGTTGGCTTTAGCAGGAGAAAACAAAAAACGCTGCTCATCGACCTCGATCCGCAATCGAATCTCTCTCAATCTCTGGGACTGGAAGAAAAAACCGGCAATAATATTTACGGAGGACTAAAAGGCGATTATGTGCCCGAACCTTTTGCGATAAACAAAAACCTCCATGCCATACCCGCCGTGCTCGATTTATCGGGAGCAGAACTAGAACTGGCTGCTGTGCCCGCCAGAGAGTTATTGCTCAAAGAAATTGTTGAACAGGTTAAAAATCCTTACGACATTATACTAATCGATTGTCCGCCCTCACTGGGCTTACTAACCATGAATGCACTTGCAGCGGCTGATGAAGTTTTTATTCCCGTACAATCAGAATATTTAGCCGTACATGGATTAAAAAAAATTATGGAAACCATCGACATTGTACACAAACGCCTGAACAACAGGTTAACTTTAGGTGGTTTGTTCCTCACCCAATACGACAAACGCAAAGTGCTTAACCGCGACATAAGGGAAACTGTGGGTGAAGCATTTGGACAAAAAGTTTTTGATACTGTAATTCGCAACAACATAGCACTGGCAGAAGCACCTGTAGAACAAATGGATATATACCGCTACAAAAAAGACAGTGCAGGAGCCCGGGATTATGCAGCATTGACACGTGAAATTTTACAAAAAAATCTTGCTTAA
- a CDS encoding bacteriohemerythrin produces the protein MDTNDYIQWQPEYMTGIEKIDEGHLQFIKIHNQLVDIMSKDFCRQKIVELLYALMHYTEHHLINEEIYYQGYDGFAEHKVNHQKFVEKINQIQSYLADDNSTEACQELLTFLKSWFKNHILEKDKAAVAYVRSIQK, from the coding sequence ATGGATACAAACGACTATATTCAGTGGCAACCGGAATACATGACCGGAATCGAAAAAATTGATGAAGGGCATCTTCAATTCATAAAAATACACAACCAACTTGTGGATATAATGAGTAAAGACTTTTGCCGCCAAAAGATAGTCGAATTGTTATACGCCCTGATGCACTACACTGAACACCACCTCATTAACGAGGAGATATACTACCAGGGTTATGACGGTTTTGCCGAACATAAGGTCAATCATCAAAAATTCGTTGAGAAAATCAACCAAATCCAGTCGTACCTGGCTGATGACAATAGCACTGAAGCCTGCCAGGAGCTGCTCACCTTTCTGAAAAGTTGGTTCAAAAACCATATTTTAGAAAAAGATAAAGCCGCTGTGGCTTACGTGAGAAGTATTCAAAAATAA